A region of Planococcus sp. MSAK28401 DNA encodes the following proteins:
- a CDS encoding Mrp/NBP35 family ATP-binding protein translates to MLSETQVREAVGALEDPFLHRTLSETNGILSVKIKEEKKYVSVKLAIAKTNTPEQMQLQMKVVDAIKGVGADSVGIRFEELPPEALAQFRGTANESEAQDLLSPLNKVEFISIASGKGGVGKSTVSVNLAIALARAGKKVGIVDADIYGFSVPDMMGIDKAPVVRGDTIIPVERFGVKVISMGFFVEDNMPVVWRGPMLGKVLDQFFRDVEWGDLDYLLLDLPPGTGDVALDIHQMLPASKEIVVTTPHPTAAFVAARAGAMALQTNHEVLGVVENMSWFESQGSGKKEYIFGKGGGAKLAEELQSPLLGQIPLGQPDWDENDFAPSVYAEDHPTGKIYGEIAQQVLQQFANKENKQ, encoded by the coding sequence ATGTTAAGTGAAACACAAGTGCGAGAAGCAGTCGGAGCTCTAGAAGATCCGTTTTTACATAGAACCCTTTCGGAAACAAACGGCATCTTGTCGGTGAAAATCAAAGAAGAGAAAAAATATGTCAGTGTCAAATTGGCAATCGCTAAAACGAATACACCGGAACAAATGCAACTTCAGATGAAAGTCGTGGACGCCATCAAAGGTGTCGGCGCTGATTCAGTCGGCATTCGTTTTGAAGAACTGCCACCGGAAGCATTGGCGCAGTTCCGCGGGACCGCCAACGAATCGGAAGCACAAGACCTATTGTCTCCATTGAACAAAGTCGAATTCATTTCCATCGCCAGCGGCAAAGGCGGCGTCGGTAAATCGACTGTCTCCGTTAACTTGGCGATCGCGCTTGCCCGTGCAGGAAAAAAAGTCGGAATCGTCGATGCAGACATCTACGGCTTCAGTGTGCCGGACATGATGGGCATTGATAAAGCACCGGTTGTACGCGGCGATACGATCATCCCTGTCGAGCGCTTCGGCGTCAAAGTCATTTCCATGGGCTTCTTTGTCGAAGACAATATGCCCGTCGTATGGCGTGGCCCGATGCTCGGAAAAGTGTTGGACCAATTCTTCCGCGACGTCGAGTGGGGAGATCTTGACTACCTTCTCTTGGACTTGCCGCCAGGAACAGGGGACGTCGCACTCGACATCCACCAGATGCTTCCTGCTTCTAAAGAAATCGTCGTCACCACGCCGCATCCAACAGCGGCATTCGTGGCAGCCCGCGCAGGAGCAATGGCTTTGCAAACCAATCACGAAGTATTGGGCGTTGTAGAGAATATGTCTTGGTTTGAAAGCCAAGGATCCGGCAAAAAAGAATACATCTTTGGTAAAGGCGGCGGGGCAAAGCTTGCCGAAGAGTTGCAATCTCCACTGCTTGGGCAGATTCCACTGGGGCAACCGGACTGGGATGAAAATGATTTCGCTCCATCTGTTTATGCAGAAGATCACCCAACCGGAAAGATTTATGGAGAGATTGCCCAACAAGTCCTCCAGCAATTCGCGAATAAAGAGAACAAGCAATAA
- a CDS encoding KinB-signaling pathway activation protein, with protein sequence MTIRNWVKFALTALLIGGGITGLLGIFIRWNDVFSEAAQNGQWGEFIAGFVWMIVVGLTMSLIAQMGFFAYLTIHQFGHNMFRSLRLWNWVQLLIIAIVIFDLIVFRFLPNVETGGQGFLYGTLLFILLAVSLITAYFKAKWTAKSAFISALFFMIVVTTLEWLPALMVRAGNVDSWVTLLLFPLLAVNAYQLLALPKYNEKSEEDRLKLEARRAARKAQTAEGKK encoded by the coding sequence GTGACTATACGAAATTGGGTTAAGTTTGCATTAACTGCATTATTGATAGGCGGAGGGATTACCGGCTTGCTCGGAATCTTCATCCGCTGGAACGATGTCTTCTCTGAAGCAGCACAAAATGGACAATGGGGAGAATTCATCGCAGGCTTTGTCTGGATGATCGTCGTCGGATTGACGATGAGCTTGATTGCACAGATGGGCTTCTTCGCCTACTTGACGATTCACCAGTTCGGCCATAATATGTTCCGCTCACTGCGGTTGTGGAATTGGGTCCAGCTCTTGATCATCGCGATCGTCATCTTTGATTTGATTGTTTTCCGGTTCCTTCCGAATGTCGAGACGGGCGGTCAAGGATTCCTTTATGGAACACTCTTGTTCATTCTATTGGCAGTGTCACTCATCACAGCTTACTTCAAAGCAAAATGGACAGCGAAATCAGCCTTCATTTCAGCGCTATTCTTTATGATTGTCGTCACAACATTGGAATGGCTGCCGGCTTTGATGGTAAGAGCGGGTAATGTAGACAGCTGGGTAACCTTATTGTTGTTCCCATTGCTTGCAGTAAACGCCTATCAACTTCTCGCCTTGCCGAAATACAATGAGAAGTCTGAAGAGGACCGTTTGAAACTTGAAGCGCGCCGGGCTGCCAGAAAAGCACAAACAGCTGAAGGGAAGAAATGA
- a CDS encoding citrate synthase/methylcitrate synthase — MFHKGLKGIVAVQTAIASVEGDKGELRYRGTLVNEVIEGKSFEQTAYFLWHGHHASREELASLTEQLTSYRQLPNYLLAIAQALPKETSLMDGIRTLVSAYQHAEFKKLASQQQAIALTAALPVMTALLYRQSTGQEFVTPRNDLSHTANYLWMIKGQVPTHAQTEALETYLNLTMEHGMNASTFASRVTISTESDLSAAIVSALGTMKGPLHGGAPSGVLELLDEIQSPERINPVIEQKLSQGEKIMGFGHRVYRTEDPRAILLREKCQQLQQQDPWLNLAVLAEKEITHLLNERKPGRALYTNVEFYAAAIMRSIQMPPELFTPTFSIARVVGWTAHAIEQQQDNVIFRPQSEYIGS, encoded by the coding sequence ATGTTTCATAAAGGCCTTAAAGGCATTGTTGCCGTCCAAACTGCCATTGCATCTGTTGAAGGGGATAAAGGTGAACTGCGTTACCGCGGGACATTGGTGAATGAAGTAATTGAAGGAAAAAGCTTTGAACAAACAGCTTACTTCCTATGGCATGGGCATCATGCTTCAAGAGAAGAACTCGCAAGCCTCACTGAACAGTTAACATCCTATCGCCAGTTGCCGAATTATCTCTTGGCTATTGCGCAGGCCCTGCCCAAAGAGACTTCATTAATGGACGGGATCCGGACACTCGTTTCGGCTTATCAACATGCCGAATTCAAGAAATTGGCGAGTCAACAGCAAGCCATTGCCCTGACTGCTGCCCTTCCAGTGATGACCGCGCTTCTATACCGGCAAAGTACCGGCCAGGAATTCGTCACGCCAAGAAACGACCTGAGCCACACTGCAAACTATTTGTGGATGATTAAAGGACAAGTACCGACACATGCACAAACTGAAGCCTTGGAAACGTACTTGAACTTAACGATGGAACATGGCATGAATGCATCCACTTTCGCCAGCCGCGTCACCATTTCTACAGAATCGGACTTAAGCGCTGCCATCGTTTCCGCACTCGGCACCATGAAAGGCCCTTTGCATGGAGGCGCCCCGTCCGGCGTGCTTGAATTGCTTGATGAAATCCAGTCTCCCGAAAGGATCAATCCGGTCATTGAACAAAAGCTGTCCCAAGGAGAAAAAATTATGGGGTTCGGCCACCGGGTATATCGCACAGAAGATCCGCGCGCTATCTTACTTCGCGAAAAATGCCAGCAGTTGCAACAACAAGACCCATGGCTAAACCTTGCAGTCTTAGCAGAAAAAGAAATCACTCATTTGCTAAATGAACGAAAGCCAGGACGGGCCCTTTATACGAATGTAGAATTCTATGCAGCAGCAATTATGCGGTCTATCCAAATGCCACCCGAACTATTCACCCCAACCTTCAGCATTGCACGGGTTGTCGGCTGGACTGCCCACGCTATAGAGCAACAGCAAGATAACGTGATTTTCCGGCCGCAATCCGAATATATTGGAAGCTAA
- a CDS encoding LysR family transcriptional regulator, with protein MEMQWLRTFADAAETLNFRKTSERLMLSQPSVTVHIRQLEEYLGIRLFDRIKNRVVLTEEGRHFKQQAEILVEQFDSTVDELQSFAQGYRRKWTIAISPLMAETVLPYILNSFTKAHPDIELVIRVEESEAIEDLVESGEVSAGISALRPAKRMMFHEVVYEDPLLLIVPRDAYDDERGPVVSAAEVLQQNFIFTHHHPVFWEDLLVKLRVQLPGIRTMKVTQAHIAKRFIQEGLGVSFLPKSMVRRELIEGRLMEARFDLFPLPSVATYFLSRNMGELEKEFLSRVQSVYFR; from the coding sequence ATGGAGATGCAATGGTTGAGGACCTTTGCAGATGCTGCGGAAACCTTAAATTTTCGCAAGACTTCCGAACGCTTGATGTTATCGCAGCCGAGTGTGACGGTGCATATTCGGCAATTGGAAGAGTATTTGGGGATTCGTTTGTTCGACCGTATCAAGAATCGTGTGGTGCTAACCGAGGAGGGGCGGCATTTTAAACAGCAGGCAGAAATATTGGTAGAACAATTCGATTCGACGGTGGACGAGCTTCAATCGTTTGCCCAGGGCTACCGGCGAAAATGGACCATCGCAATCTCCCCGTTGATGGCTGAGACGGTGCTGCCTTATATTCTAAACTCATTTACGAAAGCGCACCCAGATATTGAGCTGGTTATCCGCGTGGAAGAGTCGGAGGCGATTGAAGACCTGGTGGAAAGCGGGGAAGTGTCTGCTGGCATTTCCGCTTTGCGGCCGGCAAAACGAATGATGTTTCATGAAGTGGTTTATGAAGATCCTTTATTGCTCATTGTGCCGAGGGATGCTTATGATGATGAGCGAGGACCGGTGGTTTCAGCAGCAGAGGTGTTGCAGCAGAATTTCATTTTCACGCACCATCATCCCGTTTTTTGGGAAGATTTACTGGTGAAATTGCGCGTGCAGCTGCCGGGCATCCGGACCATGAAAGTGACGCAGGCCCATATTGCAAAACGGTTTATCCAGGAAGGGCTCGGTGTGTCATTTTTGCCAAAGTCGATGGTGCGCCGTGAATTGATCGAGGGGCGTTTGATGGAAGCCCGCTTTGACTTATTCCCATTGCCCAGTGTCGCGACGTATTTCCTATCCCGCAATATGGGAGAACTGGAAAAAGAGTTCTTGAGCCGCGTGCAATCAGTTTATTTCAGGTGA
- a CDS encoding VOC family protein gives MNRINLICLGVQDMERSVKFYRDELGFQTDETSDKPDIIFFNTTGTKLELYPLEELAKDIDAANPPVKSGFSGITLAYNAKSRDEVDQVMELARKAGAVIVKQPVDVFWGGYSGYFQDPDGYHWEVAYGPDFTFDAQDMLNLGRGE, from the coding sequence ATGAACCGCATTAATTTGATCTGCCTGGGCGTTCAGGACATGGAAAGGTCTGTGAAGTTTTACCGGGATGAACTGGGCTTCCAAACGGACGAAACGAGCGATAAACCGGACATCATTTTCTTCAATACTACTGGTACGAAATTGGAGCTATATCCTTTAGAGGAGTTGGCAAAAGACATCGACGCAGCAAATCCGCCGGTGAAAAGCGGGTTCTCTGGCATCACTTTGGCCTATAATGCAAAATCCCGTGATGAAGTGGACCAAGTGATGGAATTGGCCAGAAAAGCGGGAGCAGTGATCGTGAAACAACCTGTTGATGTCTTTTGGGGAGGGTATTCGGGTTATTTCCAAGACCCTGACGGCTATCACTGGGAAGTTGCATATGGACCGGATTTCACATTCGATGCACAGGACATGCTCAACTTGGGGCGCGGTGAATAG